A genome region from Nocardia sp. NBC_00565 includes the following:
- a CDS encoding pyridoxamine 5'-phosphate oxidase family protein → MAVTWPDEVDDVLRGDLTAGLAYLTPAGGAVVTAVSPIGLRDREAGTVGFTTSLGFGRKLERIKREPKVALAYHAREHGLGDPGNQRFVLVQGTATFDAAPDQETLDRIGEQSTPYLGPPRRGRFWDRWLSAYYTDRVLVTVAVTRIIAWPDLDATGPPEVFGAPLPDAADSQKPPAKGTGPRIDCDKAAIRAANLPHHLLAYRQSDGYPAVVPVQVVDSSSAGVHLTVPPGVAQGGRRAGILAHSYRPHLVGLQCRQHTGWIEITDSTAIFAPHTESGFLAPPNKTLLLLANGLMARRGLARARRHGRIDALR, encoded by the coding sequence ATGGCAGTTACCTGGCCGGACGAAGTCGATGATGTCTTGCGTGGTGACCTCACGGCCGGTTTGGCTTACCTCACCCCGGCCGGTGGTGCGGTGGTGACCGCGGTATCGCCGATCGGGTTGCGGGATCGGGAGGCGGGGACGGTCGGGTTCACGACCTCGCTCGGCTTCGGCCGCAAGCTGGAACGGATCAAACGGGAGCCGAAGGTCGCGCTCGCCTACCACGCCCGTGAGCACGGTCTCGGCGATCCGGGCAATCAACGCTTCGTGCTGGTGCAGGGCACGGCGACCTTCGACGCCGCGCCCGATCAGGAAACCCTCGATCGGATCGGCGAACAGTCGACGCCGTACCTGGGACCACCGCGGCGCGGCCGATTCTGGGATCGCTGGCTCAGCGCGTACTACACCGACCGAGTGCTGGTGACGGTCGCGGTCACCCGAATCATCGCCTGGCCCGATCTGGATGCGACCGGCCCGCCCGAGGTATTCGGCGCACCGCTGCCCGACGCCGCGGATTCCCAGAAACCGCCCGCGAAAGGCACCGGCCCCCGCATAGATTGCGACAAAGCCGCCATCCGCGCCGCGAATCTGCCGCACCATCTGCTCGCCTACCGTCAGTCCGACGGCTATCCGGCCGTCGTCCCCGTGCAGGTCGTCGACTCGAGCTCAGCGGGGGTCCACCTCACGGTCCCGCCCGGGGTCGCCCAAGGCGGCCGCCGCGCAGGCATACTCGCGCACAGCTATCGCCCACACCTCGTCGGTCTGCAATGCCGCCAGCACACCGGCTGGATCGAAATCACCGACAGCACAGCGATCTTTGCCCCACACACCGAATCCGGTTTCCTCGCTCCCCCGAACAAGACACTCCTCTTACTGGCCAACGGTCTAATGGCCCGACGCGGACTCGCCCGAGCCCGCCGACATGGCCGCATCGACGCCCTACGCTGA
- a CDS encoding MerR family transcriptional regulator yields MTNRAYDDAAGRTVGTVASLVGVTIRTLHHWDTIGLVRPSERTDSGYRLYTDADLARIHRVLVYRELGVPLNDVGTLLDAPATDAMASLRQQRDRLRERIAQLQQMGNALDRIIEARKSGILLSAEEQVAIFGRHWQPSWAEEAHDRWGDTAQWAQYAERAASRTAEHWQQISANVDALNAELAAAHHAGVIPGSDQANALAERHRESMGTFFDCTHSMHVCLGRRYATDPQFAAFYDGIAPGLAPWLRDIIDANARTNGINPESATWA; encoded by the coding sequence GTGACGAATCGTGCCTACGACGATGCCGCTGGGCGCACCGTCGGTACCGTGGCATCGCTGGTGGGCGTCACGATCCGGACCCTGCATCACTGGGACACGATCGGGCTCGTCCGCCCCTCCGAGCGCACGGACTCCGGCTACCGGCTCTACACCGATGCGGACCTCGCCCGTATCCATCGAGTGCTCGTCTACCGCGAGCTGGGCGTACCACTCAACGACGTCGGCACATTGCTGGACGCGCCCGCCACCGATGCGATGGCATCGCTGCGCCAGCAGCGTGATCGGCTTCGCGAGCGCATTGCCCAGCTGCAGCAGATGGGCAACGCACTGGACCGCATAATCGAAGCCAGGAAGTCCGGCATCCTGCTGTCGGCCGAGGAACAAGTGGCGATCTTCGGCCGGCACTGGCAGCCGTCATGGGCCGAAGAAGCACACGACCGCTGGGGCGACACCGCCCAGTGGGCGCAGTACGCCGAACGCGCCGCGAGCCGGACCGCCGAGCACTGGCAACAGATCTCCGCCAACGTCGACGCACTCAATGCGGAGCTGGCCGCAGCACACCACGCAGGCGTGATCCCCGGAAGCGACCAGGCCAATGCGCTGGCCGAGCGGCACCGAGAGTCGATGGGCACATTCTTCGACTGCACCCACTCCATGCACGTCTGCCTGGGCCGCAGATACGCCACCGATCCACAATTCGCCGCCTTTTACGACGGCATCGCCCCCGGTCTGGCCCCCTGGCTCCGCGACATCATCGACGCCAACGCCCGCACCAACGGCATCAACCCCGAATCAGCGACGTGGGCCTGA
- a CDS encoding VOC family protein yields the protein MPHTYPAFDISPVPVPALDTVPPQLFRGLYGMPMFVTVPTADLAASVDFWIRGLGFFDLFSVPDRLTHLRRWAFQDVLLVSGERPTEAAALSVSFACVLSQIEQIAAACAELVPGCTMGPRQMPWNSVELEIVTPEHTRVIMTAARPYNPDSPAAEQLRAMGIGAPE from the coding sequence ATGCCCCACACCTACCCCGCATTCGATATCAGTCCGGTTCCCGTCCCCGCGCTCGACACCGTGCCTCCGCAGCTTTTCCGCGGTCTCTACGGAATGCCGATGTTCGTCACGGTGCCGACGGCCGATTTGGCCGCGTCGGTGGACTTCTGGATCCGTGGACTCGGTTTCTTCGATCTGTTCTCGGTCCCGGACCGGCTCACGCACCTGCGCCGGTGGGCGTTCCAGGACGTCTTGCTGGTGTCCGGCGAGCGGCCGACCGAGGCGGCGGCGCTGAGCGTGAGCTTCGCCTGCGTACTGAGTCAGATCGAGCAGATCGCGGCCGCGTGTGCGGAGTTGGTGCCCGGCTGCACGATGGGGCCGCGCCAGATGCCGTGGAACTCAGTGGAATTGGAGATCGTCACGCCGGAGCACACCCGGGTGATCATGACGGCGGCGCGACCGTACAATCCGGACAGTCCAGCGGCCGAGCAGCTGCGGGCCATGGGAATCGGAGCGCCCGAATGA
- a CDS encoding alpha/beta fold hydrolase: MDVTYEGTKRELATDQGVLRYHEAGDGPPLLLLHGSGIGVNGWRNFRGNLAVFAEHFHCYILEFPGFGVSDPVDGHPVLTAGAAVLRFMDALGIESAGMVGNSMGGVVAANLAIQHPQRVAKLVTIGGIGPNIFSSSPSEGIRLLQEFADKPDRDKLLRWLRAMVYDPAVITDELIEERWAAAQHPDTQQTAAMMYGSTAWAMQQKFLANSNTPPYWSMLHKVRCPTLLTWGRDDRVSPPDMALVPMRLIPNAELHVFPNSGHWVMIEAKAAFERATLEFLRR, encoded by the coding sequence ATGGACGTGACTTACGAAGGCACCAAACGGGAGCTCGCCACCGACCAGGGCGTGCTGCGCTATCACGAGGCGGGCGACGGGCCGCCGCTGCTGCTGTTGCACGGATCCGGGATCGGCGTCAACGGGTGGCGCAACTTTCGCGGGAACCTCGCGGTCTTCGCCGAACACTTCCACTGCTACATCCTGGAATTTCCGGGCTTCGGCGTGAGCGATCCGGTGGACGGGCATCCCGTACTCACCGCGGGTGCGGCGGTGCTGCGGTTCATGGACGCGCTCGGCATCGAATCGGCTGGCATGGTCGGCAATTCGATGGGCGGTGTGGTCGCCGCCAATCTGGCGATCCAGCATCCGCAGCGGGTCGCCAAACTGGTCACCATCGGCGGGATCGGGCCGAATATCTTCAGCTCCAGCCCGAGCGAAGGGATTCGGCTGCTGCAGGAATTCGCCGACAAGCCCGATCGGGACAAGCTGCTGCGCTGGCTGCGCGCCATGGTCTACGACCCAGCGGTGATCACCGACGAACTGATCGAGGAACGGTGGGCGGCGGCGCAGCATCCGGACACCCAGCAGACCGCCGCGATGATGTACGGCTCGACGGCCTGGGCCATGCAGCAGAAATTCCTGGCGAACTCGAATACGCCGCCATACTGGTCGATGCTGCACAAGGTGCGGTGTCCGACGCTGCTTACCTGGGGTCGCGACGACCGGGTCAGCCCGCCGGATATGGCGCTCGTGCCGATGCGCCTGATCCCCAATGCGGAACTGCACGTGTTCCCGAACAGCGGACACTGGGTCATGATCGAGGCGAAGGCCGCCTTCGAACGCGCCACCCTGGAATTCCTCCGTCGCTGA
- a CDS encoding sugar ABC transporter permease has protein sequence MEETIALGIVLVLLLGEIDLSAGSVSGLTAVVMTQLYVHHGWNPVFAVLAALAVGAAIGLLHGVMRTKLSMPSFVVTLAGLIGWQGLMLYLLGKEGTVNLPFDRGIAKVSDTWLPPWLAWLLVVLLAGGHLLASLFTRRQRVRAELSVSAPGWIAVRSGALALLLAGSVLVLNSDRGVPLTLVIFGGLVSAVDLVLRRTVFGRRVYAVGGNAEAARRAGINVTWVRIAAFVGCSALATVGGILAASRLVAVNQSSGGSDILLNAIAAAVIGGTSLFGGRGRAYAALLGILVIQSITNGMLLLNVDSSVRFMVTGTVLAVSVAIDSVARRGAEGAR, from the coding sequence ATCGAAGAGACGATCGCGCTCGGCATCGTGCTGGTGCTGCTGCTCGGTGAGATCGATTTGTCGGCCGGATCGGTCAGCGGGCTGACGGCCGTGGTGATGACGCAGTTGTATGTGCACCACGGTTGGAATCCGGTATTCGCGGTGCTCGCCGCGCTGGCCGTCGGCGCGGCGATCGGGCTGCTGCACGGGGTGATGCGGACGAAGCTGAGCATGCCGTCGTTCGTGGTGACGCTGGCGGGATTGATCGGCTGGCAGGGGCTGATGCTGTATCTGCTCGGCAAGGAGGGCACGGTCAATCTGCCGTTCGATCGGGGGATCGCGAAGGTCAGCGATACCTGGTTGCCGCCGTGGCTGGCGTGGCTGCTGGTGGTGTTGCTCGCCGGTGGGCATCTGCTCGCGAGTCTGTTCACCCGTCGGCAACGGGTCCGTGCCGAGTTGTCGGTGTCGGCTCCGGGGTGGATCGCGGTGCGCTCCGGCGCATTGGCCCTGCTCCTCGCGGGCAGCGTGCTGGTGTTGAACTCGGATCGCGGTGTGCCGCTGACCCTGGTGATCTTCGGCGGGCTCGTCTCGGCCGTCGATCTGGTGTTGCGGCGCACTGTCTTCGGCCGGCGCGTATACGCCGTGGGCGGTAATGCCGAGGCGGCGCGGCGTGCCGGTATCAATGTGACATGGGTGCGGATCGCCGCGTTCGTCGGATGTTCCGCGCTCGCGACGGTCGGCGGGATTCTCGCGGCGTCCCGGCTGGTCGCGGTCAACCAGAGTTCGGGCGGCAGCGACATTCTGCTCAATGCCATCGCGGCGGCGGTCATCGGCGGCACCAGCTTGTTCGGCGGACGCGGCCGAGCCTATGCGGCGCTACTGGGAATCCTTGTCATCCAATCGATTACGAACGGCATGCTGTTGTTGAATGTCGACTCATCGGTGCGCTTCATGGTCACCGGAACAGTGCTGGCCGTATCGGTCGCCATCGATTCGGTGGCTCGGCGCGGAGCCGAAGGGGCCCGCTGA
- a CDS encoding GntR family transcriptional regulator, producing MADSTLSSDIGHPEEQLPEIEEVLPKYLQIAGYLRDQIVRGDLPPGGEVPSVRELAAEWHVARPTASKALDALRQQGLVESRRGSGTYVRAPQAAPRARERFERAAALGTMYSDSESVRFPFVGIIDAPAHVAAALGLASGSAVIQRQRVIDGNSGPVELSTSWFTASLAEAAPRLMVAERLHGGTVRYLADVLGIRSAYARDQVCARDASAEERQALGLREHAPALVYWLTAYDSDDRPLQFDEAVYPPEHWAFRQEYPIIF from the coding sequence GTGGCCGATAGTACTCTGTCCAGTGACATAGGACACCCGGAGGAACAGTTGCCCGAAATCGAAGAGGTACTGCCGAAGTATCTACAAATCGCCGGGTATCTCCGAGATCAGATCGTGCGCGGCGACCTTCCTCCTGGTGGCGAGGTCCCATCAGTACGTGAGCTCGCCGCGGAGTGGCATGTTGCCCGGCCGACGGCCAGCAAGGCTCTCGACGCACTGCGGCAGCAAGGCCTTGTCGAATCGCGCCGCGGAAGCGGCACCTACGTGCGTGCGCCCCAGGCCGCACCCCGAGCACGGGAGCGGTTCGAACGTGCAGCTGCGCTGGGCACCATGTATTCCGACTCGGAGTCGGTCCGGTTCCCGTTCGTAGGCATCATCGATGCGCCCGCGCATGTGGCGGCAGCGCTCGGTCTTGCCTCGGGTTCCGCAGTTATTCAGCGCCAGCGGGTGATCGACGGCAATAGCGGACCCGTCGAGCTATCGACATCGTGGTTCACCGCTTCACTCGCCGAAGCAGCACCGCGCCTCATGGTGGCTGAGCGACTGCATGGTGGGACCGTTCGATACCTCGCTGATGTGCTAGGCATCCGATCGGCATATGCCCGCGACCAGGTATGCGCTCGTGATGCGAGCGCGGAGGAACGTCAGGCACTCGGACTGCGCGAGCACGCGCCAGCGTTGGTCTACTGGCTGACGGCCTACGACTCTGATGATCGCCCGCTCCAGTTCGACGAAGCGGTGTACCCGCCGGAACATTGGGCGTTCCGGCAGGAGTATCCGATAATTTTCTAG
- a CDS encoding DUF1152 domain-containing protein: MTSKAIAIAAGGGGDVVTASVLAAKLRHRFDVVAIMSYSWDRLIVDPTPGPRGRGDFDGLTGHHELIAEVTASARLRGPGWSTLPPVVPYLGRPLLLMDPAGGAIGLAAQFRAASQVFGVDALILVDVGGDILAEGHEAGLRSPLADSLTLAAAIQSQLPLHLLIAGVGLDGELTPPELRTLLRRQGSTAVAELGAADVSMVAEVWNWHPSEANGLICVAAQGWRGKVETQRDALIDITDDATMVYEVDASGVAAHSLAADLFDTISLEQVEQRIRDRRGYSDIDTERNRLSAHREQRISTVDSIGDIDRYAHASSLRGVNALTIRRVIELTGAIGADAGDALRDRLRRERPGNMRPPLYLV, translated from the coding sequence ATGACCAGCAAAGCTATCGCGATCGCCGCAGGGGGAGGTGGCGACGTCGTTACCGCGTCGGTGCTCGCGGCGAAGCTTCGGCACCGGTTCGACGTCGTGGCCATCATGAGCTATTCCTGGGACCGGCTGATCGTTGATCCGACCCCTGGGCCGCGTGGTCGCGGCGACTTCGACGGTCTGACCGGACATCACGAACTGATCGCTGAGGTGACCGCGTCGGCGCGGCTGCGCGGCCCCGGCTGGTCGACACTGCCTCCGGTCGTACCGTACCTGGGGCGCCCGCTACTGCTCATGGACCCGGCCGGTGGCGCGATCGGACTCGCAGCCCAGTTCCGCGCCGCATCCCAAGTCTTCGGTGTGGATGCGCTGATCCTCGTTGATGTCGGTGGCGACATCCTGGCTGAAGGACACGAGGCCGGCCTGCGCAGTCCGTTGGCCGACTCGCTCACGTTGGCTGCCGCCATACAGTCGCAACTGCCGTTGCACCTGCTCATCGCCGGGGTTGGGCTCGACGGCGAGTTGACGCCGCCTGAGCTGCGCACGCTGCTACGCCGTCAGGGCTCGACGGCGGTCGCCGAACTCGGCGCCGCTGATGTGTCGATGGTCGCCGAGGTGTGGAACTGGCACCCGTCCGAGGCCAACGGCCTTATTTGCGTCGCCGCCCAGGGGTGGCGCGGCAAGGTCGAGACCCAGCGTGATGCGCTCATCGACATCACCGATGACGCCACGATGGTGTACGAGGTCGACGCCTCCGGCGTAGCTGCGCATTCCCTCGCGGCCGACTTGTTCGACACCATCTCACTGGAGCAAGTTGAGCAGCGCATCCGAGACCGCCGGGGCTACAGCGATATCGACACCGAACGTAATCGACTGTCCGCACACCGAGAACAGCGGATATCAACCGTCGACTCGATTGGCGACATCGACCGTTATGCGCACGCCTCGTCACTGCGTGGCGTCAACGCCCTGACGATCCGCCGTGTCATCGAGTTGACCGGCGCGATTGGTGCAGACGCTGGAGACGCGCTACGTGACCGGCTCAGACGCGAGCGGCCTGGCAATATGCGGCCACCCCTATATCTGGTGTGA
- a CDS encoding class I SAM-dependent methyltransferase: MDIDDGPDPLLANRGNWDVRAPIHAASRFYRDRDSSYWFAPFEWDILGDVRDRDVLHLQCHLGTETIEFAERGATAVGLDFSPASIAHAREIASDTVEYVCADVYDAPNAVGHRHFDIVYTGKGALCYLPDLPRWANILAELLRPGGLVYIVEFHPLLHSLGPTPPAGVDPDSLVLHDDYLEGRGAQRRDSDHTYTDGPALTTDTTVYEWRHGLGEVINALIGAGLHITDLTETEMLPWPRWSHMIPTDNGWFRLPPTDPILPLLYGLAATKPD; the protein is encoded by the coding sequence GTGGACATCGATGACGGCCCGGATCCGTTACTGGCGAACCGGGGCAACTGGGACGTGCGCGCACCGATCCACGCGGCCAGCCGGTTCTATCGCGATCGCGACTCGTCGTATTGGTTCGCCCCTTTCGAGTGGGACATCCTCGGGGACGTGCGCGACCGCGACGTACTGCACCTGCAATGCCATCTCGGCACCGAGACAATCGAATTCGCCGAGCGCGGAGCCACCGCCGTCGGTCTCGACTTCTCGCCCGCATCGATAGCACACGCCCGCGAAATCGCTTCGGATACTGTCGAATACGTCTGCGCCGATGTCTACGACGCGCCGAATGCGGTGGGGCACCGGCACTTCGACATCGTCTACACCGGCAAGGGCGCGCTCTGCTACCTGCCCGACCTGCCCCGGTGGGCGAATATCCTCGCCGAACTGCTGCGCCCGGGCGGTCTGGTCTACATTGTCGAATTCCACCCGCTACTGCACTCCCTCGGGCCGACCCCGCCCGCCGGCGTCGATCCCGATTCGCTTGTCCTGCACGATGATTACCTCGAAGGCCGGGGCGCGCAACGCCGCGACAGCGACCACACCTACACCGACGGACCGGCACTGACCACCGACACCACGGTCTACGAATGGCGCCACGGCCTCGGCGAGGTGATCAATGCGTTGATCGGGGCCGGCCTGCACATCACCGATCTCACCGAAACCGAGATGTTGCCATGGCCCCGCTGGTCGCACATGATCCCGACCGACAACGGCTGGTTCCGCCTGCCGCCAACGGACCCCATCCTGCCGTTGCTGTACGGATTGGCGGCCACCAAACCGGATTAG
- a CDS encoding PP2C family protein-serine/threonine phosphatase has translation MHTTASIAIVRPESARPGTITPGAVSRRGRRSLNADAFATYTDPAVGRTAFVVADGVGDNLLAARAARTAASVAARTGAQAGAHAGVVAAQQELLRQFPEQSADCVLVIAVLPAADQPDGPCDIAWVGDCRAYRWNGRVLHQITTDHTVAEFMRAKGIRPAGRMDHLVTTSTRTADPAAIGRAATGSSRGRLLLSTDGVHKRLDMVAIKTILASDQTAGSTADTLVDTALRSGSTDNTTALVVDCR, from the coding sequence GTGCATACAACCGCTTCGATCGCTATCGTCCGTCCCGAGTCGGCGCGGCCCGGGACGATCACGCCCGGTGCGGTGAGCAGGCGCGGACGCCGCTCGCTGAACGCCGACGCGTTCGCCACCTACACCGACCCGGCTGTCGGGCGCACCGCGTTCGTTGTCGCCGACGGCGTCGGCGACAACCTGCTCGCGGCCAGGGCGGCACGGACCGCCGCCTCGGTCGCCGCGCGGACGGGTGCCCAGGCCGGTGCACACGCGGGTGTCGTCGCGGCCCAGCAGGAATTGCTGCGCCAGTTTCCGGAGCAGAGCGCCGACTGTGTGCTCGTCATCGCGGTGCTGCCCGCCGCCGATCAGCCCGACGGGCCGTGTGATATCGCGTGGGTCGGCGACTGTCGCGCCTACCGCTGGAACGGCCGGGTGCTGCATCAGATCACGACCGACCACACCGTCGCGGAATTCATGCGCGCCAAGGGAATTCGTCCCGCCGGCCGGATGGACCACCTGGTCACCACCTCGACGCGCACCGCGGACCCGGCTGCCATCGGGCGCGCCGCCACCGGATCCAGCCGGGGCAGGCTGCTGTTGAGTACCGACGGCGTGCACAAGCGGCTCGATATGGTCGCGATCAAGACCATCCTCGCCAGCGACCAGACCGCTGGGAGTACCGCGGATACGTTGGTGGACACCGCATTGCGGTCCGGCAGCACCGATAACACCACGGCGCTCGTGGTGGACTGCCGGTAG